Proteins found in one Arthrobacter sp. U41 genomic segment:
- the pcaH gene encoding protocatechuate 3,4-dioxygenase subunit beta, whose product MPEEINLEIYNADPLTEDVSDEATEAAPKTYAPLDAAAESQADLSAEMKALGDAYAQALQNGAPAETQPRLDYAPYRSSVLRHPTKDLHHADPETIELYSPAFGHMDVHALEADLTIAHNGEPLGERILVSGRVLDGDGRPVAGQLVEIWQANSAGRYIHKRDQHPAPLDPNFTGVGRCITGADGSYSFTTIKPGAYPWKNHLNAWRPAHIHFSLFGQEFTQRIVTQMYFPGDQLFPLDPIYQSIVDQDARDRLVATYNHEQTKPEWALAYNWDIVLTGSKRTWTENEALGAEGDENE is encoded by the coding sequence GTGCCTGAAGAAATCAACCTTGAGATCTACAACGCGGATCCGCTCACGGAGGACGTGTCCGACGAAGCCACGGAGGCCGCACCGAAGACGTACGCGCCCCTCGACGCGGCCGCGGAATCGCAGGCGGACCTCAGCGCCGAAATGAAGGCGCTCGGCGATGCCTACGCCCAGGCGCTCCAGAACGGTGCCCCGGCGGAGACCCAGCCGCGGCTGGACTATGCCCCGTACCGCAGCAGCGTCCTGCGCCACCCCACAAAGGACCTGCACCACGCGGACCCGGAGACCATCGAGCTGTACTCTCCCGCATTCGGGCACATGGACGTGCACGCGCTGGAAGCAGACCTCACCATCGCGCACAACGGTGAACCGCTGGGCGAACGCATCCTCGTCTCCGGCCGTGTGCTCGACGGCGACGGCCGCCCCGTCGCGGGCCAGCTCGTGGAGATCTGGCAGGCGAATTCCGCCGGCCGCTACATCCACAAGCGGGACCAGCACCCGGCACCGCTGGATCCCAACTTCACCGGCGTCGGCCGCTGCATCACGGGCGCCGACGGCTCCTACAGCTTCACCACCATCAAACCCGGCGCCTACCCGTGGAAGAACCACCTCAACGCCTGGCGTCCGGCCCACATACACTTCTCCCTGTTCGGCCAGGAATTCACCCAGCGGATCGTCACGCAGATGTACTTCCCCGGCGACCAGCTCTTCCCGCTGGACCCGATCTACCAGTCGATCGTGGACCAGGACGCCCGAGACCGGCTCGTGGCCACCTACAACCACGAGCAGACCAAGCCGGAATGGGCCCTCGCGTACAACTGGGACATCGTCCTGACCGGGTCGAAGCGGACCTGGACCGAGAACGAGGCATTAGGCGCAGAAGGAGACGAGAATGAATAG
- a CDS encoding bifunctional sugar phosphate isomerase/epimerase/4-hydroxyphenylpyruvate dioxygenase family protein → MRTGIATVCLSGTLREKMQACAIAGFDGIEIFEQDLVTSPLSPEDVRKMAADLGLTLDLYQPFRDFDSVPDELLAANLRRAEAKFRLMSRLGMDTILVCSNVATASIDDDGLRAEQLAALAALAQDHGVKVAYEALAWGKYVNDYEHAHRLVETVGHPNLGTCLDSFHILSRDWDTAPIESFNPEKIFFVQVADAPKLSLDVLSWSRHFRVFPGEGQFELAKFLGHVVRAGYTGPVSLEVFNDVFRQSDVERTAVDAMRSLIWLEEQTAKWLDANPSGGQGSGAPATGRRRYPMELATLPQVAEPGGFNFAEVRAADSAGLETLLGQLGFAFNGRHRTKNVQLWTMGNARVIINEDSSQESRDDGAAVAPAISALGFDVDSPVIAAARAQQLKAPAVPRKSQADEEIFQGFAAPDSTEIFLCQGSPDGTAVWTREFGEGLEAPAAARNGEQGAVIDHVNLAQPWQHFDEAVLFYTSALALEPQPYAEVASPTGLVRSQVMLTRDRGVRLVLNLAPLIQREGADSAAGTTAGTGQRPTYQEHIAFAVVDLVATARAAKARGLDFLRIPENYYEDLDARFGLDPAFLATLRDLNLLYDRDAEGEFLHFYTATVGSVFFEMVERRGSYDGYGAPNAPVRHAVQYDHLHQLNLTP, encoded by the coding sequence ATGCGCACCGGAATCGCCACGGTCTGCCTCTCCGGCACACTGCGGGAGAAGATGCAGGCCTGCGCCATTGCCGGCTTCGACGGGATCGAAATCTTCGAACAAGACCTTGTCACCTCGCCGCTGAGCCCGGAGGACGTCCGGAAGATGGCCGCCGACCTCGGCCTGACGCTGGATCTGTACCAGCCGTTCCGCGACTTCGACAGTGTGCCCGACGAGCTGCTTGCCGCCAACCTGCGCCGGGCGGAGGCGAAGTTCCGGCTGATGTCCCGCCTCGGCATGGACACCATCCTGGTCTGCTCCAACGTGGCCACCGCCAGCATTGATGACGACGGACTCCGGGCGGAACAGCTCGCCGCCCTCGCTGCCCTTGCCCAGGACCACGGCGTCAAGGTGGCCTACGAGGCCCTGGCCTGGGGAAAGTACGTCAACGACTACGAGCACGCCCACCGCCTGGTGGAGACGGTGGGCCACCCCAACCTGGGCACCTGCCTCGATTCGTTCCACATCCTCTCCCGTGACTGGGACACGGCCCCGATCGAGTCCTTCAACCCGGAGAAGATCTTCTTCGTCCAGGTGGCCGATGCGCCCAAGTTGTCCTTGGACGTGCTGTCCTGGAGCCGGCACTTCCGGGTGTTCCCGGGGGAGGGGCAGTTCGAACTCGCCAAGTTCCTCGGCCACGTGGTCCGGGCAGGGTACACCGGGCCGGTTTCCCTGGAAGTCTTCAACGACGTCTTCCGCCAGTCCGACGTCGAACGCACCGCGGTGGACGCGATGCGGTCGCTGATCTGGCTCGAGGAGCAGACCGCGAAGTGGCTGGACGCGAATCCCTCCGGCGGACAAGGTTCCGGTGCCCCGGCAACGGGCCGCCGCCGGTACCCGATGGAACTGGCCACGCTCCCGCAGGTGGCCGAACCGGGCGGATTCAACTTCGCCGAGGTCAGGGCCGCGGACAGCGCCGGACTGGAAACCCTGCTGGGACAGCTCGGTTTCGCGTTCAACGGGCGCCACCGGACCAAGAATGTGCAATTGTGGACCATGGGCAACGCCCGCGTGATCATCAACGAGGACTCGTCCCAGGAATCCCGCGACGACGGGGCCGCCGTCGCGCCGGCAATTTCCGCCCTGGGCTTCGACGTTGATTCCCCCGTGATTGCCGCGGCCCGGGCCCAGCAGCTCAAGGCCCCCGCCGTGCCGCGCAAGAGCCAGGCCGACGAGGAAATTTTCCAGGGCTTCGCCGCCCCGGACTCCACTGAGATTTTCCTCTGCCAGGGCAGCCCCGACGGCACCGCCGTGTGGACCCGCGAATTCGGCGAGGGACTGGAAGCCCCCGCCGCCGCCCGGAACGGGGAACAGGGTGCCGTGATCGACCACGTCAACCTTGCCCAGCCCTGGCAGCACTTCGACGAGGCCGTGCTCTTCTATACCAGCGCCCTGGCCCTGGAACCTCAGCCGTATGCGGAAGTCGCGAGCCCCACCGGGCTGGTCCGGTCCCAGGTGATGCTCACCCGTGACCGCGGAGTGCGCCTGGTGCTGAACCTGGCGCCGCTGATCCAGCGCGAAGGCGCCGACTCGGCCGCAGGAACTACGGCCGGCACCGGCCAGCGGCCCACCTACCAGGAACACATCGCCTTTGCGGTGGTTGACCTCGTGGCGACGGCCCGGGCCGCCAAGGCGCGCGGCCTTGATTTCCTCCGGATCCCGGAGAACTACTACGAGGATCTCGATGCACGGTTCGGCCTGGACCCGGCCTTCCTGGCCACTCTCCGGGACCTCAACCTGCTCTACGACCGCGACGCCGAGGGCGAGTTCCTGCACTTCTACACCGCCACCGTCGGCAGCGTCTTCTTCGAAATGGTGGAGCGCCGCGGTTCCTACGACGGCTACGGGGCGCCCAACGCCCCGGTACGGCACGCCGTCCAATACGACCACCTGCACCAGCTGAACCTCACCCCCTGA
- a CDS encoding lyase family protein: MTSPGAEGDVGLLSPVSASPRVAALTGDRAVLAAILRVEAAWATVLEGASLVPAGAAAVVAAAAEVGRYDLPGLAVRAQGGANPVIPLLADLRAQVKALDTAGIGAGKAVHTSLTSQDVLDSALILLARDAVGALLTELRATTAALAALAAHHADTLCVGRSLTQHSLPFSFGLKAAQWFHGLAAAARRLEALEFPVQTGGAAGTLAAGTVLAATTIAAGTAPVPGSRLSPFDLSDRLAAELGLAAVPAPWHTNRLVVTSLGDALAAVTDAAGKIASDVLFLSRPEVAELAEPRAAGRGGSSAMPQKQNPVLSVLVRSAALQAPGQAAQLHLAAANFNDERPDGAWHSEWPALRQLLRLALGAALHLRELAEGLEVFPDAMRRNLEISGPLLLSEAVTAAVAPLMAGSVAGKDSADGKQRLQAVVDQTLQVPAAEQPATYRRLLRAAVPAELLSDARLEELLDPGNYLGQAAEITRRILAAYPEFGATGAGSSSPIPDLNGAFRG, from the coding sequence GTGACCTCCCCCGGCGCCGAGGGCGACGTCGGCCTCCTGAGTCCCGTGTCAGCGTCACCCCGCGTGGCGGCGCTGACCGGGGACCGGGCGGTACTGGCTGCCATTCTCCGGGTCGAGGCCGCCTGGGCCACGGTCCTGGAAGGCGCGTCCCTGGTGCCCGCAGGGGCGGCCGCGGTGGTCGCCGCGGCCGCCGAGGTGGGCCGTTATGACCTCCCGGGCCTTGCCGTGCGCGCCCAGGGCGGCGCCAACCCGGTGATCCCCTTGCTGGCGGATCTCCGCGCCCAGGTCAAGGCCCTGGATACGGCGGGCATCGGTGCCGGGAAGGCCGTACACACCTCGCTGACCAGCCAGGATGTGCTCGATTCCGCGCTGATCCTGCTCGCCCGGGACGCCGTCGGCGCACTGCTCACCGAACTCCGGGCCACCACCGCGGCCCTGGCCGCCCTCGCCGCACACCATGCGGACACGCTGTGCGTGGGACGCAGCCTGACCCAGCACTCGCTGCCGTTCAGCTTCGGACTCAAGGCGGCCCAATGGTTCCACGGGCTTGCCGCCGCCGCGCGCCGGCTGGAGGCCCTCGAATTCCCGGTGCAGACCGGGGGAGCGGCCGGAACCCTCGCGGCCGGCACCGTGCTGGCCGCCACAACCATTGCAGCGGGCACGGCGCCGGTCCCGGGTTCCCGGCTCTCCCCGTTTGATCTCTCCGACCGGCTGGCCGCGGAACTCGGCCTCGCCGCCGTTCCGGCGCCCTGGCACACGAACCGGCTGGTTGTGACGTCCCTTGGGGACGCCCTGGCCGCCGTGACCGACGCCGCGGGCAAGATTGCCTCCGACGTGCTGTTCCTCAGCCGCCCCGAGGTCGCCGAACTCGCGGAACCCCGCGCCGCCGGCCGGGGCGGGTCCTCGGCCATGCCGCAGAAGCAGAACCCGGTGCTGTCCGTGCTGGTCCGCAGCGCGGCCCTGCAGGCGCCCGGCCAGGCCGCACAGCTGCACCTGGCCGCCGCCAACTTCAACGACGAACGACCCGACGGTGCCTGGCACAGTGAATGGCCGGCCCTCCGCCAGCTCCTCCGCCTCGCCCTCGGCGCCGCCCTGCATCTCCGCGAACTTGCCGAAGGCCTGGAGGTCTTCCCCGACGCCATGCGCCGCAACCTGGAGATTTCCGGACCGCTGCTGCTCAGTGAAGCCGTCACGGCCGCCGTCGCGCCGCTGATGGCCGGCAGCGTCGCGGGTAAGGACAGCGCCGACGGCAAACAGCGGCTGCAGGCCGTGGTGGACCAGACGCTGCAGGTCCCGGCCGCCGAACAGCCCGCCACCTACCGGCGGCTGCTCCGCGCCGCCGTCCCGGCGGAGCTGCTCTCCGATGCCCGGCTGGAGGAGCTGCTCGACCCCGGCAACTACCTCGGCCAGGCCGCCGAAATCACCCGCCGCATCCTCGCCGCTTATCCGGAGTTCGGCGCCACCGGCGCCGGCTCCTCATCACCGATCCCCGACCTGAACGGAGCCTTCCGTGGCTAG
- a CDS encoding shikimate dehydrogenase, translated as MSNRAESFLVGLIGDGVMPSLTPPMHEREGDVQGLRYLYRPIDLTELGLPGQSVGELLTGAYRLGFNGLNITHPCKQLVLEHLDEVTQDARRLGAVNTVTIRDGRFIGHNTDFSGFAAALATGLPGAKLNRVVQLGAGGAGSAVAYALLTAGVQELDLVDTDPVRCAARAAELAGFFPDQLVSARTTAELPQLMPLADGLVHCTPVGMAAHPGTPLDMSLVAPRHWVADIVYRPIETELVRQARAKGCDVLDGGRMAVGQAADAFRIFTGLEADADRMRAHFLELVAAEEVAV; from the coding sequence ATGAGCAATCGAGCAGAGTCCTTCCTCGTGGGCCTGATAGGCGATGGCGTCATGCCGTCCCTCACGCCCCCCATGCATGAACGCGAAGGCGATGTGCAGGGCCTCCGGTACCTCTACCGCCCCATCGATCTCACCGAGCTGGGACTTCCCGGCCAGAGCGTCGGCGAACTCCTGACCGGCGCCTACCGCCTGGGGTTCAACGGGCTGAACATCACCCACCCCTGCAAGCAGCTGGTCCTGGAACACCTGGACGAGGTCACCCAGGACGCCCGGCGCCTCGGTGCGGTCAACACCGTGACCATTCGGGACGGCCGCTTCATCGGCCACAACACCGACTTCTCCGGGTTCGCCGCCGCCCTCGCCACCGGCCTGCCGGGAGCCAAGCTGAACCGCGTGGTGCAGCTCGGCGCCGGCGGCGCCGGGTCCGCCGTCGCCTACGCCCTGCTCACCGCCGGCGTCCAGGAGCTCGACCTTGTGGACACCGATCCCGTCCGCTGCGCGGCACGCGCCGCCGAACTCGCAGGCTTCTTCCCGGACCAGCTGGTCAGCGCGCGGACGACGGCGGAACTGCCGCAACTGATGCCGCTGGCCGATGGCCTGGTGCACTGCACCCCGGTGGGCATGGCCGCCCACCCCGGGACGCCGCTGGACATGTCCCTCGTGGCACCCCGGCACTGGGTCGCGGACATTGTGTACCGCCCGATCGAGACCGAGCTGGTCCGGCAAGCCCGGGCCAAGGGCTGCGACGTGCTCGACGGTGGCCGGATGGCGGTCGGGCAGGCAGCCGATGCCTTCCGGATCTTCACCGGTCTCGAGGCCGACGCGGACCGGATGCGGGCCCACTTCCTGGAGCTCGTCGCAGCCGAAGAGGTGGCCGTCTGA
- a CDS encoding IclR family transcriptional regulator codes for MSVNQDTESAEAASTPPAPAGKGTKAARDDSRTDMVGKALGLLVLLGDEPRGASAAELSRRAELPFSTTYRLLGSLTRDGFVDYEPDGRRYHLGLRIFQLGQRVSNHHGFAGTALPILRRVTEQTGEATILSVRDGNHHLTVNKVDGPQTFRVTSDPGHLGALHTTSVGKVLVAFADDATRSQLVEELELEPLTEFSITDREAFRAEIGLVRQRGYAVMDEENELGMRAVAVPVFNAQGHAFASLATAVPVFRMSVEALVALVPLLQSAAAELSARLPQG; via the coding sequence ATGAGTGTGAATCAAGACACAGAATCGGCTGAGGCCGCCTCCACCCCTCCGGCTCCCGCCGGCAAGGGCACTAAAGCCGCCAGGGACGACTCCCGGACGGATATGGTCGGCAAGGCCCTGGGCCTGCTGGTCCTGCTGGGGGACGAGCCGCGGGGGGCGAGTGCCGCGGAGCTGTCCCGCCGCGCGGAGCTGCCCTTCAGTACGACCTACCGCCTGCTGGGGTCTCTGACCCGCGACGGCTTCGTGGACTATGAGCCGGACGGGCGCCGCTACCACCTGGGCCTGCGCATTTTCCAGCTCGGACAGCGCGTGTCCAACCATCACGGATTCGCCGGCACCGCCCTGCCCATCCTGCGGCGCGTCACGGAGCAGACGGGCGAGGCGACCATCCTGTCCGTGCGCGACGGAAACCACCACCTCACCGTCAACAAGGTGGACGGCCCGCAGACTTTCCGCGTCACGAGCGACCCGGGCCATCTGGGCGCACTGCACACCACCTCGGTCGGCAAGGTGCTCGTGGCCTTCGCCGATGACGCCACCCGCAGCCAGCTCGTTGAGGAGCTCGAACTGGAGCCGCTGACAGAATTTTCGATCACGGACCGGGAGGCCTTCCGGGCCGAGATCGGGCTCGTCCGCCAGCGCGGCTATGCCGTGATGGACGAGGAAAACGAACTGGGCATGCGGGCGGTGGCCGTCCCGGTGTTCAACGCCCAGGGCCACGCCTTCGCCTCGCTGGCCACGGCGGTTCCGGTCTTCCGGATGAGCGTAGAGGCCCTCGTGGCCCTGGTTCCGCTGCTCCAGTCGGCGGCGGCGGAGCTGTCGGCCCGACTGCCCCAGGGATGA
- a CDS encoding alpha/beta fold hydrolase, translated as MARPTVKAVLLSPQRPLGDKPLLVVGPSLGTSTLLWTQAGALLGDDVDVVAWDLPGHGISPAAKEPFTVAELADAVVELVDSIAPGARFHYAGVSLGGATGLQLGIKHGERLKSLSVQCTGAKLGTPEGWLERAETVRTQGTPVMIQGSAQRWFGPGFMERQPELSGRLLHSLRDADRFSYAFCCEALAGFDVRAELGSIRVPTQALAGVEDTVAPPSFAQEIVEGITAGGGTASAVSLEGVAHLAPFEAPGHVADLLRTLIAWSESRGAGQ; from the coding sequence GTGGCTAGACCAACAGTCAAGGCAGTACTGCTGTCGCCCCAGCGCCCGCTGGGGGACAAGCCCCTCCTCGTGGTGGGCCCGTCCCTGGGCACGTCCACGCTGCTGTGGACCCAGGCCGGGGCCCTGCTCGGGGACGACGTCGACGTCGTCGCCTGGGACCTGCCCGGCCACGGGATCTCGCCGGCCGCGAAGGAACCCTTCACCGTCGCCGAGCTGGCCGACGCCGTCGTCGAGCTGGTTGATTCGATCGCGCCCGGCGCGCGGTTCCACTACGCCGGTGTCTCGCTGGGTGGCGCCACCGGCCTGCAGCTGGGCATCAAGCACGGTGAACGGCTCAAGAGCCTGTCCGTGCAGTGCACCGGAGCGAAGCTCGGCACGCCCGAGGGCTGGCTGGAACGCGCGGAAACCGTGCGCACCCAGGGAACGCCCGTGATGATCCAGGGCTCGGCGCAGCGCTGGTTCGGCCCCGGCTTCATGGAGCGCCAGCCGGAACTCAGCGGCCGGCTGCTGCACAGCCTGCGCGACGCCGACCGCTTCAGCTACGCCTTCTGCTGTGAAGCCCTCGCCGGCTTTGACGTCCGGGCCGAACTCGGCAGCATCCGGGTCCCCACCCAGGCCCTCGCGGGCGTGGAGGACACCGTGGCGCCGCCGTCGTTCGCCCAGGAGATTGTCGAAGGAATCACCGCCGGCGGTGGCACCGCAAGTGCCGTGAGCCTTGAAGGCGTGGCACACCTGGCGCCGTTCGAAGCTCCCGGGCACGTGGCCGACTTGCTGCGGACGCTGATCGCCTGGTCCGAATCCCGCGGGGCCGGACAGTGA
- the pcaG gene encoding protocatechuate 3,4-dioxygenase subunit alpha, with amino-acid sequence MTKLTPTPGQTVGPFYGYALPFTKDRELLAPGSPGSIRLQGTVYDGAGHPIPDAILEIWQADAEGKVPHHTGSLVRDGYTFTGFGRSAVGNTGVFTFTTVNPGPTEEGAAPFISVAVFARGLMNRLFTRIYLPENVDALAADPLLSSLDPERRKTLIARRDADGGLTWDVRLQGEGETVFLDFEGSSK; translated from the coding sequence ATGACCAAACTCACCCCCACTCCCGGCCAGACCGTGGGACCGTTCTACGGCTACGCGCTGCCCTTCACCAAGGACCGCGAGCTGCTGGCCCCCGGCTCCCCGGGCTCCATCCGGCTCCAGGGCACCGTGTACGACGGCGCCGGGCACCCGATCCCGGACGCGATCCTGGAGATCTGGCAGGCCGACGCCGAGGGCAAGGTTCCGCACCACACGGGTTCGCTGGTGCGCGACGGCTACACCTTCACCGGCTTCGGCCGCAGCGCGGTGGGCAACACCGGTGTTTTCACCTTCACCACGGTAAACCCCGGTCCCACCGAGGAAGGTGCTGCCCCGTTCATCTCTGTCGCGGTCTTTGCCCGCGGCCTGATGAACCGGCTCTTCACCCGGATCTACCTGCCGGAAAACGTGGACGCCCTGGCCGCGGATCCGCTGCTGTCCTCGCTGGACCCGGAACGGCGCAAAACGCTGATCGCACGACGCGACGCAGACGGCGGCCTGACCTGGGACGTCCGGCTCCAGGGCGAGGGCGAGACGGTGTTCCTCGACTTCGAGGGCTCCTCGAAGTGA